Genomic DNA from Garra rufa chromosome 18, GarRuf1.0, whole genome shotgun sequence:
gcagccgtaaacagaggtgagggcgcgtcatcacgtgtgcttactatagcctactctgcgttcaccgtaaaatgcaatatatatacgtttatatttttatacttttgtttatttgtatatgtatgttattaatattattttattattataatatataaaaacgattttttttgagcagctgggatggtgcccccctgggagttggtgccctatgCAGACTGcatactctgcgtatagggagcggcggtactggggATTACAGACAACAGTAGAATACACTTGAATTTAAGGAGAAGTTCACcttaagaataaaaatgtcctgataatttactcacccccttgtcatccaagatgttcatgtctttctggtctgagtcgcaaagaaattaaggtttttgaggatgtGCGGCCATtgtggcgatactcggatgtaaacagcaGCATGGGTTGAGTGGTTAACGTACTACTTAAGTtctactcatttatgctgtctaaatcacATAAAAATGTgttgaagctgttaaatcatatagaggaggacttagtaagcaggaaagggcattatatttaaataaagtaCAGGTCTCAATGCTAAGCAGATAGTGTTCCCTTGGGTTACTGCTGTACACAAAACTACTCTGCGTTTATTAACACTGCTTTATAATCCTTTATACAGATGCTAGATGAAAAGAAAAGAACAgactaaatataattataaaaagtaATGTTATATTTTCTCACAAATGACATTTTGGAACATAGAAGCGGTGCAGTAAATGTTCGAGACTGATGATAGCCGGACTGATGACCCGACAATTCTTTCTTCTGTTACTTATCCTGACCGAGTTCCATTCGGTTCAATTTCATTGTTTACGTTTGGTGccgccaaaatatctaaattctGGATTGATGATGTAATGTAAAAACActctatagtggacttcaatggggatcaatgggtttagggtccaaattgcagttttaatgcagctttaaaaaggtctaaatttattgtttttaaaaaatgacaaatcgtttcactagataagacccttattcctcagctgggattgtgtagagccttttgaaactgcactgaaactgcaatttgaaccctCAACCTGTTCCCAttaaagttcactatatggagacaaatcttaatttctttgtgactgaagaccgaaagacatgaacatcttggatgacatggggttgagtaaattatcaggaaaagtgaacttatcctttaaaatGTTACTTTTCTAATTTCTAAAATGCTTATAATTGTGTAATACTGCATTCATACAAATAAATTCAATGTCTTATATTTTTCtccatgggtgttcttgcttatTAACAAATATCCACCTTTTGATTATTACTGTTGCCTCTGTGTGTGATTTCTAATTTCCAAGCAATTTTAAGCAAGCAATATagtacattttaaacattagtgaagtaaaacaacccagcatgtttggtaaaacaattaacccaaccagctgggtaAGCAGTGTGACCAGCATGTGATCTGTCCAATATTTAACCAGCGTTGAGTTGCCAAATGACCCATGGCTGTttataacccagcatttttaaatTTAGAGTTTACATAAATTcagaaatacagtcaaaccaaaatttattcagacaccttcaacatttctcacattatcatagtttattcaaatggtaataaaatatgacaagaactcaagagttaaactgtgtcagaacaaattaatcttgataaaAAGTAGAGTGCTTTTATTGGAGTAATATCATCAGAACATCTGTATTTCTCAAGTACAGGATTTAAACTTTGTACataaaatgcttttgttttaCAGGCTTTGGCTTAGCTTTTAACCTGCAACCATCTCTCACCATAATCGGTAAATACTTCCTAGTGAAAAGGCCGATAGCAAACGGCCTGGCAATGGCAGGCAGCCCGGTCTTCCTGTCCACCCTGGCTCCCCTCAACCAGTTTCTCTTTGACCATTTTGGATGGCGAGGAAGCTTCCTCATCCTCGGAGGAGTGGTGCTCAACTGCTGCGTGGCAGGATCCCTTATGAGACCCATCAAGATAAAAACAGAACCGTCAATGAGCAAAACCACAGATGAGAACGATACAGAAAAACCGGACGTCACCTCTCAGACAGCTGGACAAGACGAGTCCAAGCAGTCAGGCTGTGCAGCAAAGGTCAACCAATTCATTGACGTCTCGCTCTTCAAACACAGAGGCTACCTGATCTATCTAGTGGGGAACGTGCTCTtgttttttggattttttgctCCAGTGGTCTTCCTGGCACCATATGCCAAGCATCAGGGAATAGATGAGTACTCCGCAGCATTCCTGCTCTCCATATTCGCTCTAGTTGACATGTTTGCACGTCCAGGAACGGGTTTGGTCGCCAACACCAGATGGATCAGACCCAAGATCCAGTATTTCTTCAGCTTCGCTGTGACATACAATGGCCTGTGCCATATGATGTGTCCGCTCTTACCAGGTTACAGTGGCCTGGTGGTGTACGCTGTGATTTTTGGCCTGGCTTTTGGGATGGTGTGTGCTCTTCTGTTTGAGGTACTCATGGATTTAGTAGGAGCCCAGCGGTTCTCCAGTGCGGTTGGGCTTGCTACCATTATAGAGTGCGGGCCTGTTCTGCTGGGGCCACCAATATCTGGTAAGATCATCACTGCCATATCTCACTATGTTATTGTGTTCAGGATGTTTATTCACAGACTTCTTTCTCAGGTTTACTGGTTGACATCTACATGGACTATAAATACATGTACTATGCTTGTGGCATGATGATGCTGGCTGGAGGTATCTTCCTCTTCATCATGAACTATTACAACTACAGATGGTTGGAAAGGGAAGAGAAACAGAGAAAGGTGGAAGAGCTAGAGATTGGCTCAGCCAAAGAGTTTGCAGCCAATGAGGAGGACAACCAGGAAGAGATCAAACTCACCAAAGAAGGGGAAGTAGGGAACTCTACCTACGAAGAGCCTTGAATGTGTCATCTCTTGTTAGAAACTATATCTATTTGTCTTTTGTCCTTTGTATCATTCtacctgtctgtctttctgtctatatCTCTTTCTGtctatatgtgatcctggaccacaaaacaagtgttacatagcacaggtatatttgtagcaatagccaacaatacattgtacgggtcaaaattatcgttttttcttttatgtcaaatatcattaggatattaagtaaagatcatgttccatgaagatattttaatttcataccgtaaatattTCACTTAATAAACTTAATTTCtgtttagtaatatgctttgcttagaatttcatttggacaactttattattattttctcaatatttaaattctcaatatttaaacaaattttcgCACTTAAAAAGATTTTCATAACATGTCACCTTTAAGATTCACCTTGACAAATGAATATAGTTAAAATGtcttaagaaagaaaaaaacatttatctaTAGACACATAGCACTCATTGCATGTTCactcttaaaacatttaaaaaaaaacattttgtttgtttggtaTATTTAAACACACTACTTACATCTCAGAGCACCAATATTACTCATGTCAGGAGAACTGATCGGTCATATGATCATCAAAGCTTTTAGTCTCTAATCTATGCATAGAAACACCACAGGCCTTATTTAAGAGTGGAATGTATGTACCAGACGATTAAACACATTCCAAAGCTTTAAATGCAGTTGCTGTGCAAGCTTTGCTATGTACACATCTATGTTACAGACCCAGCCACCCTTATTTAAATGGATAGGTCACCCAAATATGACTATTTTATAATCATTTACTTGAGATTTGGAATATGAtgacataagagtgagtaaatgaagaCTCAATTTTCACTTACATAGACTTTCACAAAGTCCTATTTGGAAAAATATACTTTGGAAGCATGGCCTTTTAAGGAACAGACATAAACAGAAACCTATTTAAGTAAAACAGCCAGAGAGGGTTACAGCTTTAGCCAGGGATGTTTGAGACACTGAGCTGCTGTTGCCCTCCGCTCTGGGAGGAAGTTCAACATCTGTAACAGGAAATCAGAGAAAAGTGATGCCTCTCTGAGGAGAAAGTGATATTTCTCCACCAGCACTTCATACAGCCCCCATGGACGGAGGACGGCTATTCGCCGCATATCACCTGAGCAATAAAAAACATAGTTAAAATAATGAAACTACTGCAACACTTCTGCTGGAAGAGAGTTTGGTTTTTCTTACACATTAAAATGTTGAATTTGATCCAATGAATTAGGAAAGAACAAATCTTGTATTGTACTCACCCTTGCGGTTGAAATACTCATAGGAATATTTCCCAGACAGAGCCACTGACACTGGGATCTTACCCAGGAGCTCAACAATATGAGCCAAGTggtctaaaaataataaaaatgttcaaTCCCACAAATCTACACTTctctaataaaaatatattcatgATGACTATTAAACAGTTTACCTTCTTCTAAGGAGAAATTCGGCCCTGCTTTGGGTTCAAATAAGGAATCACCAGTAACAAGCTCAAATGTCTGTTGAAAAATAACACAGATGAAATAAACAATGCTGGATAGTAGCTAATCACATGTAATCAGGATTCTGCAATCATATTAAAATCTTAGCATTTAAAATGCTCATAATCCTAGGGATGTAACAGTGTTATCAATTTTGTGGTATTGTGATAGCAAAACTTCCTTCATATCATTGTGGTAACATGATGATATGAAACAATAggtcttttatttaaaatatatttaaacttcttattctaaaagtctttaaagttgtgttttggtcCATAGTATCTGATAAATGAACGATGCTTTATTTTtgcagcagatgattacagcatttgactagatttgtagtgagacgtgtTTTTGTAAGTCTGTTTTCACATAATCTGGAGTTTTCcaacaaaataaaagctttactgCTGTTTCTGTCAAaacaaaagcttaaaagtgcagtatgaattgccaACGgattaaatgggtaacgttactgcagtcctaattcaaaatatctctttcaactGTAAAAAATTAGGaaataagtattgtaatttccctactgtagtgtaaagcaaaaataatatgcccataaaatattcattttcatttattttacagtgcaaatgttttacaatatatggatattactgtcataggaataataacaataatagaaaATTGctgttatttctattattattttgtaatatgtttggcttcctaaaacactagtgtgaatgtaatttagactgagacagtatatcacaaaaaaaaaaaaaaggattgagtcccctttaaagatgacttaagttttcttagttaggAACAACAATTTGAACTCTTAATTTGGAACTCTCGAAGTGCATTAGATAGGAGAATTAAAATCTGCAATTTTTCCCAAgtctttatttgtctttttttttttaaataccgcAATAAATACCGACATTTTATCATATTGTCAaattttgatatcgttacatctctacagattacagttacttttataTGGATTATAAGATTACATGGTTagtaaattattactattttttaaaatctccctattttttttctgttttaaattaaaatttctaAAAATACTGTGGAATATCATTTAGCTGTGACTATATTCACAAATGTTGTGTAAATACATTCAGAAACCGCTTCTAAATTTGGGTGAAAAGAGCACCTCTGAAGCAATTAGATCATTTCTGAAACAAATAATTATGCAAATTACTGAACACTGGTGGTCTATAGCTGTGAAAAACCATCTTCATCATATCCAGTG
This window encodes:
- the slc16a7 gene encoding monocarboxylate transporter 2; its protein translation is MPPSATTNLGYTPPDGGWGWAVVFGSFISIGFSYAFPKSLTIYFKEIQEYFSISYSEIAWVSSIMLATMYAGGPVSSVLVNRYGSRPVVIVGGLMVGVAMVTASFGTTILHLYLCVGVIGGFGLAFNLQPSLTIIGKYFLVKRPIANGLAMAGSPVFLSTLAPLNQFLFDHFGWRGSFLILGGVVLNCCVAGSLMRPIKIKTEPSMSKTTDENDTEKPDVTSQTAGQDESKQSGCAAKVNQFIDVSLFKHRGYLIYLVGNVLLFFGFFAPVVFLAPYAKHQGIDEYSAAFLLSIFALVDMFARPGTGLVANTRWIRPKIQYFFSFAVTYNGLCHMMCPLLPGYSGLVVYAVIFGLAFGMVCALLFEVLMDLVGAQRFSSAVGLATIIECGPVLLGPPISGLLVDIYMDYKYMYYACGMMMLAGGIFLFIMNYYNYRWLEREEKQRKVEELEIGSAKEFAANEEDNQEEIKLTKEGEVGNSTYEEP